In a genomic window of Brassica rapa cultivar Chiifu-401-42 chromosome A10, CAAS_Brap_v3.01, whole genome shotgun sequence:
- the LOC103864866 gene encoding succinate dehydrogenase assembly factor 2, mitochondrial, whose translation MNPSVLHCKINFASTIENRNKMANRKALTNIHRIIRSTAVVNRRSVIPAAAARSHPIFRNGVDFAPRFFCGNTSSAQNFDIDLSSEEKKRITINRLLYRSKQRGFLELDLVLGNWVEENVNSMDENTVKSLIHVLDLENPDLWKWLTGQEQPPEIVSSNPVFLALHKKVMTNLNKHAAPETRAEAGQPWVKGWDDFKRGRDAPISGNQ comes from the exons ATGAATCCATCTGTACTTCACTGCAAAATTAACTTTGCCTCTACAATagaaaacagaaacaaaatgGCCAACCGAAAAGCTCTAACTAACATCCACCGTATCATCCGCTCTACCGCGGTGGTTAACAGGAGATCCGTGATTCCAGCCGCTGCTGCCCGTTCACATCCTATTTTCCG AAATGGGGTTGATTTTGCGCCGAGATTCTTCTGCGGGAACACGTCGAGTGCACAGAACTTTGATATAGATCTCTCTAGcgaagagaagaagaggataACGATTAACAg ATTGTTGTATAGGAGCAAGCAACGAGGGTTTCTGGAACTTGATCTTGTTTTGGGGAACTGGGTTGAAGAGAATGTCAATTCCATGGACGAGAACACCGTCAAATCCCTTATTCATGTCCTCGATTTG GAAAACCCTGATCTTTGGAAATGGTTAACTGGTCAGGAACAACCTCCGGAGATAGTGAGCTCAAATCCG GTATTCTTGGCGTTGCACAAGAAAGTCATGACGAATCTGAACAAGCATGCAGCACCAGAGACGCGTGCAGAAGCTGGACAGCCTTGGGTCAAAGGCTGGGATGATTTCAAGAGAGGCCGTGATGCTCCGATCTCAGGGAAccagtaa